The proteins below are encoded in one region of Shewanella putrefaciens:
- a CDS encoding DUF885 domain-containing protein, protein MKKTTLSLAILLSLAGIVGCQSQTNTSAAAVTAEVQATSFAQFSNAFIDSLWELSPTWALYSGKHVNDGYLDIPNEASRAKTLAFVNAQQAALAKFDQQSLSANELIDYHLINNLLGSMAWDITTFKSWQWDPSNYNVAGGFAQIINENFAPLDDRLRSVLARMENIPAYYAAAQANINQPTLEHTELAIMQNQGAFSVFSDDLLKQVADSGLSDSEKALFKTRFDAATVAINGHITWLNNLVSQLKKDGARSFRIGEALYEQKFAFDIQAGMTAKQLYEKAMADKERVQGEMTKLTDKLWSKYFTTPKPADNKIAIRQLIDKLSTQHVKRDDFVNEVRKQIPQLIDFVNQKNLVTLDPKKPLVVRETPEYMRGFAGASISAPGPYEKLGNTYYNVTPLDDMSDESAESYLREYNHWILQILNIHEAIPGHYTQLVYSNESLSLVKSLFGNGAMVEGWAVYTERMMLEEGYGNFEPEMWLMYYKWNLRVISNTILDYSIHVKGMTEKEAIALMMDEAFQQQAEAEGKWRRATLSQVQLTSYYSGYREIYDFREEYKKAKDKDFDLKTFHEKFLSYGSAPVKYIRQLMQDK, encoded by the coding sequence ATGAAAAAAACTACGCTCTCCCTTGCGATACTGTTATCGCTCGCCGGTATTGTTGGCTGCCAATCTCAGACTAATACCAGCGCAGCTGCGGTTACCGCAGAAGTTCAAGCCACAAGCTTTGCACAATTTAGTAATGCTTTTATCGATTCCCTGTGGGAATTATCACCCACTTGGGCTCTATACAGTGGTAAACATGTCAATGATGGCTACCTTGATATACCTAATGAGGCTAGCCGTGCTAAAACCTTGGCTTTTGTTAACGCCCAGCAGGCAGCCCTCGCCAAGTTTGATCAACAATCCCTAAGCGCCAATGAATTGATTGATTACCACTTAATCAATAATTTATTGGGCAGTATGGCGTGGGATATCACCACTTTTAAATCTTGGCAGTGGGATCCCTCTAACTATAATGTCGCGGGTGGTTTTGCCCAAATTATCAACGAGAACTTTGCCCCGCTAGATGATAGATTGCGCTCGGTGCTTGCGCGTATGGAAAATATTCCCGCTTATTACGCGGCGGCGCAGGCTAATATCAATCAGCCCACCTTAGAGCATACTGAACTTGCCATCATGCAGAACCAAGGGGCATTTTCTGTTTTCTCCGATGATTTATTAAAGCAAGTTGCCGATTCAGGTTTGAGCGATAGTGAAAAAGCCCTATTTAAGACGCGTTTCGATGCGGCAACGGTGGCAATCAACGGGCATATTACATGGCTTAACAACCTTGTGTCGCAACTCAAAAAAGACGGCGCCCGTAGCTTTAGGATTGGAGAAGCATTATACGAACAGAAGTTTGCCTTCGATATTCAAGCGGGCATGACGGCAAAGCAACTCTACGAAAAGGCCATGGCGGATAAAGAAAGAGTTCAAGGTGAAATGACCAAGTTAACCGATAAACTGTGGTCTAAATATTTCACTACGCCAAAACCTGCGGATAATAAAATCGCCATTCGTCAGTTAATTGATAAATTATCGACCCAACATGTTAAACGTGACGACTTTGTGAATGAGGTTCGTAAACAAATTCCACAGTTAATCGACTTTGTTAATCAGAAAAACTTAGTGACCCTCGACCCTAAAAAACCGTTAGTCGTGCGTGAAACCCCAGAATATATGCGTGGGTTCGCCGGAGCCTCTATCAGTGCCCCTGGTCCATATGAGAAATTAGGTAATACCTATTACAATGTCACGCCACTCGATGATATGAGCGATGAGTCTGCTGAAAGCTATTTACGTGAATATAACCATTGGATTTTGCAGATCCTCAATATCCATGAAGCTATTCCTGGGCATTATACCCAGTTGGTTTATTCCAATGAGTCACTAAGCTTAGTGAAGAGCTTATTTGGTAATGGGGCTATGGTCGAAGGCTGGGCTGTATATACCGAACGCATGATGCTTGAGGAAGGCTACGGTAATTTTGAACCTGAAATGTGGCTCATGTATTACAAGTGGAACTTGAGAGTTATCAGCAACACTATTTTAGATTACAGCATCCATGTAAAAGGTATGACTGAAAAAGAGGCGATAGCCTTGATGATGGATGAAGCATTTCAACAGCAGGCTGAAGCTGAAGGTAAGTGGCGCCGTGCAACGCTAAGCCAAGTTCAGCTCACCAGTTATTATTCAGGCTATCGTGAGATCTATGATTTCCGTGAAGAATACAAAAAGGCCAAGGATAAGGATTTTGATCTTAAAACCTTCCATGAGAAATTTTTAAGTTATGGCAGTGCGCCAGTGAAATATATCCGCCAGCTGATGCAAGATAAATAA
- a CDS encoding putative 4-hydroxy-4-methyl-2-oxoglutarate aldolase produces MLDLLPDLFDHYPSKLTLLPLTFTAFGGKRLFWGEIVTVKCFEDNSKVKEVLAQDGHGKVLVVDGGGSARRALLGDLIAQSALDHGWQGVVINGYIRDAARLATFNLGVYALGAMPIKTDKLNQGQVNVPIEIGGVLVKPGMMIYADQNGIAISEESLNFAFLN; encoded by the coding sequence ATGCTTGATCTATTACCTGATTTGTTCGACCACTATCCTTCGAAGCTCACCCTATTACCGCTCACCTTTACTGCATTTGGTGGAAAACGTCTTTTTTGGGGCGAGATTGTGACTGTGAAGTGCTTTGAAGACAACTCTAAAGTGAAGGAGGTGCTGGCACAGGATGGTCATGGCAAAGTGTTGGTCGTCGATGGCGGCGGTTCGGCCCGTAGGGCGCTTCTAGGTGATCTTATTGCCCAAAGTGCGTTAGATCATGGCTGGCAGGGCGTGGTGATCAATGGCTATATCCGCGATGCGGCGAGATTGGCAACCTTTAACCTTGGGGTCTACGCACTCGGTGCTATGCCGATAAAGACAGATAAATTGAACCAAGGACAAGTGAATGTGCCTATAGAAATAGGGGGCGTACTCGTTAAACCCGGGATGATGATTTATGCGGATCAAAATGGGATCGCCATTAGCGAGGAGTCGTTGAACTTTGCCTTTTTAAATTAA